One Candidatus Nitrotoga arctica genomic window, GCTTTGTACGCCATTTTGTCGCTTTTCTCTATCCAGTAACCCAGATACAAGTAGTCCAGTTGCAACTTCCGGCACAGCTCGATCTGCCACAGGACGTTGTAGGTGCCAAAGCTGGCTTGCGCTACATTCGGTTCATAAAACGTATAAACCGAAGATAGTCCATCATCGAGAATATCGATGATACTCACCATGCGCAGCCCCCCATTTTCGCGGAACTCCACCAGTATGGAATCAACATGGCTTTGCAGTAAAAAGTTGCGGTATTGGTCTCGACTGTCATTTTTCATGCCGCCATCAGGATGCCGTTCCATTTGATAACGCTGATACAAAACAAAGTATTCTTCGTTGTCTTTCAATGCATGTAACGAAGTCTGCAGGCCGATGTGGCGTTGCCTGGACCGACGTTGCGTGCGGTTGGGTACGAACGATGGTACTTCGACACGCACCGGAATACAGGCCTGGCAGGCATCGCAGCGTGGTCTATAGGTAACTGTTCCGCTCCGGCGGAAGCCGCGCCGCACCAGTTCCGAATACACAGCCGGAGTGATCAGAAAGCTGGGCGTGGCGACCTGCGAGCGTGCTAGTTGATCCGGCAGGTAGCTGCACGAATACGGGGCTGTAAGGTATAGCTGCAGCGCCGACAGCGGGATGTCATGCAACAAGTTCATGGTCGAACTGCCATTTGAGCGGAGTCTCCGGACAGTGTATCAATTCTTTTAGGCGATGCATAAATTCCGCGCGCGGAATTTCGCGGGCGCCGAGCGAGGCAAGATGCGGTGTGCTCATCTGGCAGTCAATCATGCCATAACCCCAACGCTGCAATTGTGCAGTGAGATGGGCGAGCGCAATCTTGGATGCATCCGTGGCGTGGCTGAACATCGACTCGCCATAGAACATGTGTCCAATACTGATGCCATACAGCCCACCCACCAGATTGCCCTTCATCCAGATCTCCACCGAGTGCGCCACCCCCATCTGATGCAGCTCGGTATAAGCTGTAATCATGTCTTCATGTATCCATGTTCCCGCCTGTCCGTGGCGCGGGGCGGCGCAGGCACGCATTACTTGTTCGAAAGCGCTATCGGTACCAACTTCATAGCTCTTATCGCGTAAAGTTTTGCGTAGCGACCGTGAAATCTTGAACTCTTCAGGAATAAGCACCATGCGTGGATTGGGGCTCCACCAGAGTATGGGTTCCCCTGTGTTGAACCAAGGGAAAATGCCTTGCCGATAGGCGTCCAGCAGACGGTGTGCAGACAGGCTCCCCCCAGCCGCCAGCAAGCCATTGGGCTTGAGCAGTGCCTGCTCTACCGGCGGAAAGGGAGCGCCATTATTCAACCACGCGATCATCTTCTGTAACGAGCCAGCAGCGTGAAGAGGTGTAAGCAGGCAATCTGCTTGGCAGATGCTCGTAAATCAAGGTTTAACGAGGGTCTGTATTTAATTTGTGTGTCAGCCAAGTCTGGATATCCCGCACTTCTTCCGCGCATACCGAATGCGGCATGCCATATTCATGCCACTCGACCTGATAACCCTGTTTTTTTAATTCATCAGCCGAGGCTTTTCCTCGCGCATAGGGCACGATCGAGTCACTATGCCCGTGTGCCATGAAGATGGGGGTATTGAGAGCAGCTGCGCTGGCTTCACTCGACAATGTTTCGGCCAGCGGAAGATAGGTGGATAGGGCAAGAATACCGCCCAGGCGCGATGCATGACGCAAACCAGTATGCAGCGCAATGGCGCCGCCTTGTGAGAAGCCCGCGAGAAAAATATTATCTGTAACAATCCCACGCTGCTTTTCCTGTGCAATAAGCACTTCAATAGCGGCTTGTGAAGCACGAATACCCTTTACATCTTGTTTTGTAACCATATCAGAAGCCATGATGTCATACCATGCGCGCATGATTAAGCCGCCGTTGAGGGTGACTGGCTGCTTGGGTGCATGCGGAAACAGGTAGCGAACCGCTACCGGCAGTTTCATTTCTTCCCCCATGGAAACAAAATCCTCGCCGTCAGCGCCCAAGCCATGCAGCCAGATGATGCTGTGTTGGGGGGACTTCCCGGTTTCAAGCGTGATATGTGGTAGAACGCTATTCATGGGTTGATGTTATGCGCCTGAAATGGAAGATGAGTCTATTTCGGGTGCTTGGGAAGTCTGCTCCGGCAGAATTTCACGCAGCACCTGAAAAATTTCACGATAGCTCTTCGGCGGTTTTGCCAGTTCTTTTTCTTTTAGTGCATTTCGGACCAGCGCGCGCAACCTTTGTGCATCTGCTTCGGGATGATCAGCGAGCAACTCGGTCAGGGCCGCATCGTTTTCCAGAAGGCGATCTCTCCACCGTTCCAGTTGATGCAGCCACGCGATATGCTGGTGCGATTTGCCGCTCCATGCTTCCAGCTTGGCGATGATGGGCGCGGTTTCCACGTCGCGCATCAATTTGCCAATGAATTGCATTTGCCGTCGTTGCGCGCCAAATTTATTGATGCGCTTCATCTCGCGAAGCGCGTCAAACAAGCTTTCCGGCAAATCCATTTGTTTCAGTTTGTCGATACTGAGTTCAGCCAATTGCTCACCGATATCCTGCAGATCATGCATTTGTTGCTTGATCTTGGTTTTGCTGGGTGGCAAATTTAATTCTTCGGTATTGTCATTGTAGTGGTGCATAGGTGCGAAATTATAAATAGATATTGTTATGATAACGCTTTCCCATGAAAGCGTTTACCTTATGAATGACATTACACCACCTGAACATCGTTTTTCCCATTCCGCAGATACCCTGCACCAGATTGCGCGGGATATGCTTGAATATGCCAACCATCAAGGGGCAACCGCCGCTGCGGCGGAAGTGTCGGATGGTTTCGGGCAAGCCGTTACTGTCCGTCATGGTGAGGTCGAAACCATAGAATACAACCGGGACAAAGGTGTTGGCATTACCGTTTACATCGATCAGCGGCGCGGCAATGCCAGTACTTCCGATTTCTCGCCGCAGGCAGTACGCGACACGGTGGACGCCGCCCTCTCCATTGCTCGCCACACTGCCAGCGACGACTGCGCCGGGTTGCCTGAAAAGGATATGCTGGCCACCGAGTTTCCCGATTTCGACCTGTACCATCCCTGGTTGCTGGACGTG contains:
- a CDS encoding arginyltransferase, encoding MNLLHDIPLSALQLYLTAPYSCSYLPDQLARSQVATPSFLITPAVYSELVRRGFRRSGTVTYRPRCDACQACIPVRVEVPSFVPNRTQRRSRQRHIGLQTSLHALKDNEEYFVLYQRYQMERHPDGGMKNDSRDQYRNFLLQSHVDSILVEFRENGGLRMVSIIDILDDGLSSVYTFYEPNVAQASFGTYNVLWQIELCRKLQLDYLYLGYWIEKSDKMAYKANFRPLQGLIQGKWQALPTHRP
- the aat gene encoding leucyl/phenylalanyl-tRNA--protein transferase, with amino-acid sequence MIAWLNNGAPFPPVEQALLKPNGLLAAGGSLSAHRLLDAYRQGIFPWFNTGEPILWWSPNPRMVLIPEEFKISRSLRKTLRDKSYEVGTDSAFEQVMRACAAPRHGQAGTWIHEDMITAYTELHQMGVAHSVEIWMKGNLVGGLYGISIGHMFYGESMFSHATDASKIALAHLTAQLQRWGYGMIDCQMSTPHLASLGAREIPRAEFMHRLKELIHCPETPLKWQFDHELVA
- a CDS encoding alpha/beta hydrolase, with product MNSVLPHITLETGKSPQHSIIWLHGLGADGEDFVSMGEEMKLPVAVRYLFPHAPKQPVTLNGGLIMRAWYDIMASDMVTKQDVKGIRASQAAIEVLIAQEKQRGIVTDNIFLAGFSQGGAIALHTGLRHASRLGGILALSTYLPLAETLSSEASAAALNTPIFMAHGHSDSIVPYARGKASADELKKQGYQVEWHEYGMPHSVCAEEVRDIQTWLTHKLNTDPR
- the yjgA gene encoding ribosome biogenesis factor YjgA; protein product: MHHYNDNTEELNLPPSKTKIKQQMHDLQDIGEQLAELSIDKLKQMDLPESLFDALREMKRINKFGAQRRQMQFIGKLMRDVETAPIIAKLEAWSGKSHQHIAWLHQLERWRDRLLENDAALTELLADHPEADAQRLRALVRNALKEKELAKPPKSYREIFQVLREILPEQTSQAPEIDSSSISGA